In Prochlorococcus marinus XMU1406, the genomic stretch AATGTTTGAGACAAGATATAACCCGCAATTCCTGCGGCTGTAAATGCTAAACCATTTTTAAATAGTGGTAATAAATCATTTGTTCTGGATATTATAGGGGCCAAACCAAAAATTCCAAATAACATTCCCCATAAAGGAGAGAGAAGAGCTAAAAATCCAATTGATATGACTTGACCTTCTTTTCTTGGGGCAGAAGCGAAACCTGCTACTAAACCTCCAAGAATAGATGTACATAAAGTCCATATATATTGCTCTTTGGGTAGGCCAGGGACAACTTGACACCCTCCTCTCTCAAGGCAAATCTTTACGGAATTAATTGCATCTAATACTGCGCCATCCTCACCATGATCTTTCACATAATATTGATTGCCAAATCTTGTTTGAAGTTCAACCCAAAATAACCTTGGCATAAAATTAAAATAAGCCTCTCCGACATTAAAGTTCAGTAAATTTCCTCCTCTAGGATCTGCAACTATCAACAAACTTGTATCATCTAAATCCCAATAGTCCTTTATTGCACTACCAGGAGAACTCTCAAACTGAGATAAATATTTAATTTTCCACCCACTTTCAATTTCTAGATTGTTGAGCTTGTCCTCTAAAGATTTTTTCTGATTAGGGCTTAATGTTTTAGCTAAATCAATTACAGGTGTTTTTTCTTCTGGTAAGAGATTTGGATTATTTATAGCGAAAACGGGTTTATGTGAAATTAAAACTAATATAGATAGAAATATTCCCAATAAATAGTTAATCTTTGAAGGCATAAATAAGTTTTGTCTCTTTATATTTTCGCCGATGAATAGCTTACCCGCGAATAATACAGATTGGATAGTAAAAAAAATAATAAAAATGGGTGGGACTATAAGTTTTTATAACTTTATGAATTTTGCTTTAAATGATCCAATTAATGGTTATTACGGAAGTGGTAAAGCTGAGTTAGGCTTTCGAGGGGATTTCGTCACATCACCTTCTTTATCTGATGATTTTGCTTTTTTGGCTGGTAAACAAATAGAAGATTGGCTAATTCAGTTCAAAAGTAGTTTTTTATCTAATCAAAAATTAGCTGTAGTTGAATTTGGAGCTGGAGATGGAACCTTTATGAGCGGATTAATTAAATATTTTTTAGAAAATAACAAGAATTTTTTGGAAGGAGTTTCTTTTGTAATTATTGAACCTAATCAAGGGATGGTAAAAAAACAAAAAAATAAATTGGAGGAATTTTTAAACTTAGGTATTGATATTTCATGGAAAGGTTTGGAAGAAGTAGAGGAAAATAATATAAATGGAATAGTTCTTGCAAATGAGGTTTTAGATGCTTTGCCAGTAGAGAGAATAACCTTCTCAAAAGGAAAATTACATCGACAAGCAGTTTCTGTAGACAAAAAATCTCATAAATTATTTTTTGATGAAATGCCAATTACAAGTGAATTGAAAAAAAGTATTGAACTTGCTAAACGTGAGTTGGGAATCACTATTCCGCCTGAAGATGCCCTAGAAGGATGGACGACAGAATGGCATATAGAAAACTCAAAATGGTTAGAAGCTATTTATGGAAAAATTAATAATGGTATTTTATTGATAATTGATTACGCTAAAGAAGCTAAAAAATACTACACCTCTAACAATTCTGATGGAATGATAGTTTCTTATGAAAATCAAAAAATGATGAATAATGTCCTAGATTCTCCTGGAAATTGCGATTTAACATCTCATGTTTGCATAGAAGCTTTAATTAATGATGCTGAGACTCTTGGATTTAATACAGTTGGAATAACTAAACAGGGAGAGGCTTTGTTGGCACTTGGATTAGCAGAGAGACTTTATGGAATTCAGAAAGAATTTAAGGAGGATTTGTCAAATGCCCTTTTAAGAAGAGAGGCATTACTTAGACTCGTCGACCCTCTCTGTCTAGGTGATTTTAAGTGGTTTGTTTTTAATAAGTTTAAGGAGAAGGAAATGAATATAAATTCAACTTGTTTGCGTTAAGAAAAAAACTTTAAAAATAATGAATCATCTACGTCATCATATATATCAACTGCACCAATTTCTCTCGGTAATATAAATCTTTTTTTGCCATTACGAACTTTTTTATCGCCCATAAGTATTGTTAAAACGTCTTCTTTATTTATTATGGGGATCTCGGTAGGAAGATCGTAACTTTCTAAGAGAAGTTTCTGTCTCTCTAATTCTTCTTTAGACCATAACCCTTTCTCAATTGCTATTTTCCCAGCAATATCCATACCAATTGATATTGCCTCACCATGAAGAAATTTTCCGTATCCACATAAATTTTCAATAACGTGACCAAAAGAATGACCATAATTCAATATTGCTCTAACACCATTTTCATGTTCGTCTTGAGAAACAATATGAGACTTTGTTTTAATTGAACTATTAATTATTTTAATAAGATATTCATTCTTGAGATTCATAAGTTCATTCTTGTTTTTTTCAATTTCTAAGTATTCGAAAAGTTCTTTATCTCTTATTACTCCGTATTTTATTACTTCGGCCATGCCTGCACTAAATTCTCTTTTAGGCAAACTTTTTAAAGTTTCTGGATCAATAAAAACTGCTTTAGGTTGATTGAAAGCTCCAATTAAATTTTTACCTTTAGGATGATTTACTCCTGTTTTCCCTCCCACAGATGAATCAACCATTGATAATAATGTTGTTGGAACCTGAATATATTCAATACCTCTCAGCCAAGTAGCAGCTGCAAAACCACTTACGTCTCCAACAATTCCTCCTCCAAGGGCAATAATTACTGAATTTCTGTCTAAACCAAATTCAAATGCAACATCATATATTTCACTTAAGGTTTTTAAGTTTTTATATGATTCTCCAGCCTTGATAAGGAACATTTTGGCCTGAAATTTATTATCTTTTAAATTGTTTAAGAATCTTTCACCATACAAAAGTGATATTTCTTCATTTGAAATTACAAGTATTTTTCTATTCTTTGTTATTCCAATTTTTAAAAGTTCTTCGCTGATATTATTCAGTATCCCTGCTTCTAGGATTACTTCGTATGACTTATCACCTAACGGGACTAATATTTTTCTCTTATTCACAATTGATTACCTAGTTAAAATTTATAAATATTTGGTATTAAATACTTTATATACTAGCAAAATCTAAGCTCTAGATACTTAAAAATTCAGTTGTTAAGAATTAGAAATGGTAATAAAATCATCCTATGAGTCTTAAAAAAAATATAAACGGTATTAAGAAAAATTATTCCCTAGGAATAATTGGAGGCGGTCAACTGGCTTTGATGTTGATTGAGGCAGCAAAAAAAAGAGATCTAGAAGTATGTGTGCAAACAAAATCTTGTGATGATCCTGCGGGTTTAAAAGCAGATCACGTCATAGAAGCTGATCCTTTAAAGATAAGAGGTAATAAATCATTAATTAATGAGTGTGAAAAAATAATTTTTGAAAATGAATGGATAAAAATTGATAAATTAAATTTAATTGGCAATAACGATATTTTTGTTCCAAGCCTTAATGCAATTAAGCCTTTAGTAGATAGGTTTTCTCAAAAAAAATTAATAGATAGGATGAATATCCCCTGTCCAAAATGGACAAGTATTGAGGATTTTAAAAATCTCCCTGATGAGGAAATCAATGATTGGACTTTTCCTCTAATGGCAAAATCAAATAAAGGTGGATATGACGGTAAAGGGAACAAAAAAATAAAGACAAAAGAAGATTTAGATTCTTTTTTAATAGAGAATAATACTGATGAATGGTTACTAGAAGAATGGATAGAGTATGAAAAAGAACTAGCTCTTGTTGGTTCGAGAGATAGAACAGGTAATATAAGATTCTTTCCAATCGTTGAGACATTCCAATCGAATCATGTTTGTGACTGGGTTCTTGCACCTGCGATAAATGAATATGATTTGAACTTATTTGCAATAAATATTTTCTCTTCAATAGTCAATGAACTTAATTACGTTGGAGTTTTGGCTATTGAATTCTTCTATGGAGATAATGGGCTTTTAATTAACGAAATAGCTCCTAGAACACATAACTCAGCTCATTTCTCTATTGAAGCTTGTACTTCAAGTCAGTTTGATCAATATGTTTGCATTTCTTCTGGGATAAGACCACCTGAAATTAAAATGAACTGTGAAGGGGCAATTATGATAAATCTACTGGGGTTAAAAAAGAATTTCCCAATTTCAATGGATACAAGAGTTAAAATGTTATCTGAAATTGAGGGTTCTAATATTCATTTTTATGGCAAATCTCGAGAAATTCTGGGAAGGAAAATGGCTCATATTACATTTTTATTAAATGGTAAAACGCATTCAGAAAGATATGATGAGGCACAAGTATTATTAACTATGGTAAGAGACATTTGGCCATCTCCAAATGCATAAAAAAATAAGTTAGAGTTAAGTTGCTGGATCTTTGGTTAAGTTCTTCTTTATGTGCTCTGATCTGACTCTCTTTCGACATGAGGAGACTGTCGTGATGCGGTAGTAAACCGATCTTGTAATCGGAAACGAAAGCCCACTTTGAATCCTCTTCTGGCATTTCCAGGTCGATGCAGCAGAGAACTGACGGGGATCCGGTAATACCTATCAAACTGCTTGTTATAACAGGCTTTTGATAGGTCTTTTTATTTTATGAATTTGGTGTGCAGGACCAAGGTGCAGGACCAAGTTGCAGTACCAGATGCAGGACCATATTAGTGATTGCTAACAAAATAAAGCTATAACTAATGAAACAGATCGCTTTAGATAAAATTTTAAGTAATTTGATTCTATATTTATCTATTTAATGGCTTTTCTTTTAAGAAAAAGTCAATGTATGCAGGACCAACATAATTGCTAGCAAAGATTAGCATGACTTAGTTCTGTTGAGCTTCTATGGTCCTGCGCTGGCTACTCGGTAAACATATATTTATACATAGTTTTTAATTTAAAACTTCTCTAGGAGCTACCTAGACCCCTTAGGGGTTAATTTGAATCCTTGCTATATCGATATGAGAGCTCAGAAATTTGTGTTGAAATTATCTGGATATAGTCTTTCAATAGCTTCTTTCTGTTCTAGCTTTTTGATCTCTTCAGTATCTAAAACAGGGCAGGTGTTTTGATTCAGTGATGAGAGGAAAGTGCTTTTATTGAATAGTTTGAAAAGTGGTGGGAGCAGAAATCTTTTCATTCTCTTGAATAGTCCGAACCTTCTAAACACCAATAAAGCATCCTAGTTTTACTAAGTTTTTTCTTGCTCATATATTTTTGACCAGAAGCTTCGCATTGTTTCATTGAATCGGTTGGTTACTTGTCATACCTTGATATCTCAGAACTAACCATACAGTTCCTGCATTAACAGCAGTAGGTAAAGCAAGTGCAGCTAGTAGTGGGATTAGGAAGCGTTTCATATCTCAATTAAATTTATTTCCACAAGAGTTTAATTTCATATCAAATGAATCTAGTCCGCCTGGTCTTTTCACTTTTATTCGTTGAAGTAAATCGACTATTGATACAGCAAAATTTAAACCTTCACTAGAAGTTTTACCAAAAGTATTTACACCAATTACTTCACCATTCTCATTTAATAAGGGACCTCCACTATTTCCTGGATTTATTGCTGCATCAGTTTGAATTAAAGAGGAACCAGCCATAACAATAGAATCAAAATCATTTCCAGATCTTCTTACGGCACTTACTATTCCTCTGGTGACGGTATTTGATAAACCTAGAGGAGAGCCTAATGCAATGACATCTTCACCAGCCGTTGGGTAGTTTGAGTAACAAATAGGAAGAGCTTTTGGTAGGTTAGTTCCAGAAACACTAATAATTGCAAAGTCATCGTCTCTACTTACAAAAATTACCTTGCCTTTGTAACTTCTTCCGGAAACAGTCTCAATTAGGATTTCTTTGTTATAAGATCCGCTTACCACATGTCTATTTGTAATTAATTTCCCATCATCAGTAACAAAAAATCCAGTGCCTTGGCTACTTCCTGCTTTTACTGTTACAACACTTGGAAGTGATCCCCCTGCTATTTCTCTAATTGAGGGTTTTTCTTTAATTGATTTAATAGCTATGTTTATTTTTGGAATTTTCCATTGCTTAATAGATTTTTTATAAAGAGCAGACATTTTTTCTACTGTTTCTTCTCCGATAGGAACTACTGTTTTATCTACTCTTATTGATAAGCCATCATATGATTTGGCATTTTTTACATCATTTACAAATGCATTCGGCAACATAAATATTCCATCATCTCCATATAAAGAATAAGTTTTACCTGCAAATTTAATTTCTAATGGAGATGGTATTTCTCCTCCCGCAGTCTCATATCCATAGGAACATGCTAATAATCCGCAACCTGCTTTTAATGACCATAATCCCCTTACGTAGTCAGTACTCCATTTTGTAAAAACAGTTGATTCATAAGGGTAACTAAATTTGTAGTTCCTGTCATAAACTACATATTCAATAGATTTATCGAATCCAGAAACTAATTTTACAATTTGTCCGTAAGGAACTTTTCTTCTTTTTGGGACTCTATTCCATAAAATATCACTTTCCAGTTCAACAACTGATAATCCTGTATCAGGATCAATAAGTTCTTTTCTTCTTGGATTGCCATCTTTATCAACGCAATCTTTATGCTTACCTCTATGTACTGGAGATTCGCAATTTATCTTAACGGCAGATATTTCTGGTGCGTAAGTTGAAGAGATTCCAATAAAAGCAAGATAAGAAAGAGAGATTAAAGTAGCTTTTATTCTTTTCACAAGACTATTAATTAATTAACAAGTATGATAATGATTCTTTCTAATATCTTCAATCCTCTATTAAGTTCTCTTAACCTTGGCTTGATTATCTTTCTTCCTTGTTTTAACTACTCCACCATCAACATATAGTTCATTACCGAAGGCAGCTTGAAGTCCAGAATAATCATTTGTTTTCTTTCCTACTCTTTCTTGTTCTTCTTTGAATTGAAGTATTATTTTGATTACCTCTTCAGGGTTAGTTGGTTTTCCTTCTTTATCAAAATTAATTTGATATATATCCTTTAGGATCTCTTTCTCCTCTTTTGGTAATTCAGAAAGATCATTCTTTCTATAATTCTCTTGAACTTCTTCTACTAGTGATAGTTGATTTATTTCCTTTCCAATTTGACGTTGTATTTCTGCTTCAACCTTTGACCTGTTCGCGAGTGCTTCTTTGTGAGTATTGCCTACTTTCTTCCTTATTGAGTTCCCAAGTTTAGCCCTCAAAGACTTTGGTGTCGCAACTGTTATGTAATAACCAGTTCTACCTTTTCTTTGGTGGATACTAGACACTTGTGCAGGACCATTATGCAGGACCAACATAGCAATGAAAACCTAGTTATTCAAGCTATTATTAGAGTTCTATGAGTTTATGGCTTTTTCAGGTCGATGCAGCAGAGAACTGACGGGGATCCGGTTTTATCTATCAAAAGCTTGTTCAAATACGCTTTTGATAGGTATTTTATTTTTTAGGAATAGCTAGACTGTTTTTATTCTCTATCAGTTTCAATAATTCGCTCGCCATAATACTTGACGATTCATTGCCAATGTATTTATAGTAGTAGTACATATGTATTACTAACTAATGACTTTAGGAGGAGCTAATGTTTGGACTAATTTTTCTTACGGTTATCGTAATGAGTCCCCAAGTGGTTGGTTGCTTAGCCCAAGCCGCAGCAGATTAATTTTATTTACAAGGAATAAAAAATCTCCAAGAAATAATATGAGAATCTTTGCTCATACTTATTATGCAAATAATCTTGGTGAGCCAATGGCAATTAAATCATCAACTCAAATGTATTTGGATAATGCTTGGGATAAATGGCATGACCTTCAATTAGAAGGTTGGACTTTTGAAGAACTTGAATTACCTGAATCAGTATGACTAACTTAAATCCAATCAAAAAGAAACTATCAAAAGTAGATAGAAAGATATCTATTCAAGACTCATCAAAATTATTAGCAGAATTTTTTAATGGTGTTGTCATTGAACTTGATGAAGAATATAGATATGACTCATAAAGAATTGATAGAAGAAGTTTCCGCAAATTTATTTAAACAAAGCGGTAAGTTAGAAAGCAGAAGATCTTGGTTGGTAATGAGAAATTATCTCGAGCAATTAGATATGGAACAACTTAAATCCATGCTTAAGGACCACGAATGATTTAAAAACTTTATTTAGTTTTTATTTTTTTCTTAATTCTTAGAAAACCGTAAGTTGCAAAGCCAACCAAAAACATGTCCAAGTAAATATGCCAAGTAGGAAAAATCTGGTGTACTAATTCCATCAACTTTTTATTGCCACTTGCCAATAAGGATAATCTAAATTTGATTTTTCTCTCATTAATTGCAATTTTCTAGAGTTTATCTTTACTACTATTCCATCTGTGGGATATTTCCTAAAAAGCTTCCCTTCTAGCCACATTTTTCTAAATACTTGAACTTGGCTCGTATAGTTACATGAAATATCCTGAGGGATCGTGAAGCCCAGCTCCGAAAGACTTTTTTTGGACTCATATTGGTTAAGTGTTGAATTTAGTATTTGAAATGCGCAGAAGCTAAGACTTTCAGAAAATCCTTCTTTAGCTCTTAGATATCCAGAAGCGAATCTCTGGGAAATATTTGGACATTGGTTGGGCGCAAATAATTCACCTCTAACTTGAAGAACTCCTCGTAAAGGGAGATTAGTGGGAATGTCTTGGACTTTAATAAGTTTAATAGTAATGTCTGACCCTTTTCTTGATATTGCTTTCTCCAAGGTTCCATCTCTATATTGCAAAGCAACAGCACAACCATCAATTTTCGGTTCAATTAATAATCTGGTATCTACTAATAATCCTTTTAAAAAATCATCTAATGAATCCTTTTCTAATGAAGGTAAAACTAGTTTATTTTTCTTTTTAAAGTAATCACAATTAGGGTTTGTTCTTAATAAATTCTTTTCAAGTTGGTCGAACTGCTTATCAGAAATTAAAGCATTACCATTTCTATAATTATCGTCATACCATTCAATGCGTTCTTCTAAATAAGTCTTCATTTAATACGATGGCTTAATTTTTTGGCTATGTATCCAACTTGGTTTATCTATGATCCATTTTTCTCTATCTTCATATTTAACAGTCCATAAAAGAAATGAAGAAATTTGTTTTAGGGATATGCCAATCATATATCTTGTTTTTGGACTAATTGATATAAATCCAAATAATAATATTAATAAAAAAAGTTTAAATATAACCTTAATCATTTAAAAATTCAGCGTAAATTTTGCAAACTTTTTAATTAATGCAATTTTTATAACCTTCAATCTTCGCTAGTTCATCAATATTTAAACCTGTTTCTTCTAATAAAGTTTCGCCTATATCGTCTTTATTAAATTTAGTTAATGCTCCCTTAGTAGAATACTTAATACATTGGTTTTTATATTTTGCTTCTTTTACAATAGGGAATAAATAAAAACCAAACAAGATAATAAATGCTCCATAAGTTACAACTTTTCTATGGTTTTTCCACCATTCATAAAATTTATTAGACACGAAAAATAAATAACTAATTTCTATTTTAAATTGATTGTCAACAATATTACTTAAGTAATTGAAGGATTGATTAATTTATTGTTTTTTCATTAATAGATTTAACCCAAGAATAATATCTTGATTTTCTAATTCTTTGCTCTTTCCAGACTAATCTATCGGCAGATTCTAAGAGTGATTCTCCTTTCTCAACTTTTGTTGTAATAGATATACCAAAACCTTTTGCTTCAATTTTTGCAATGCCACCCTCTAAAAAAAATAAAAAAGACCAACCTTTATTCCATCCTAAATAGAAGGGATTTCGATACATTTTATGTTTTTGGATTTACTCTTTAATGATATTTTCCTTTTGAAGGAGTTATTTGTATACCCTATTACCAAATAAGAAGTTTATGGCTGATTATCTCTGGAAAGAAATTTTGTAATTAAATAATTGTTTGGCGGAATACTTGACGTCGGCAAGTAGTACATTTATATTAATAGTACAACTGTATTATCTTCATGACTTCAGGAGTCGCTAATGTTCGGACTAATTTTTATCGTAGCAGCCTTATTGACCCCCCAACTGGCTGGCTGTTTAACCAAAAAAGTGGTTTATTAATTTTTTTTGAGAGTTATAAGAAATATGTTTCTAATAACTTAAAAGTATATACTCACCTTTTCTATGCAAATGAATTAGGTGAACCAGCCCAACTTAAAAATTCAAGACTTCATTCTATTGAGTGTGCTTGTGAAACATGGAATGAATTAATTTCAGGAGGTTGGCAAATTGTTACTAATAAATTCCAGTAAATATGATCAAGGTAAATCCCGTAAACTGGGAATATCTAAAAGAATCTACCTTAAAACGAAAACGAACAAAGATTTGTATTACCTGCAATCACTTTCGATACAGCACCACAGAAACTTTTGCTACTGTCTTGATCTGTCCAAGATATGAAAAACGCATACCACAGGGTGATCATTTACTTAAAGGTTGTGAATATTGGCAAGAAAATAGGACGATATTTTCTCCTGAATTATCTTAATTATTCTCTAATTAAAATTTTCTAAGTAGATATATTTAATTATGTAAACAAAGCATTATTTTATACAACTTAAAAAATTTCTTTTAAGTAATTTTGAACCATGATTCAATTTTACTTTTCAATATTTTTATTAGTTGTGCTTACATTTTTTGCACTTTTATTAGATGCACCAGAATTGGCTTCTTTAATACAAACATTTTAGAAAATAATAAATCAGCATTTTTACTGATTTACTTTCTTAATAAGTAAGGCCTAGGTTTAACTTGTCGAGTAGGAGGGATCTAATGATTGACAGTCCACCAGAGGAGTTAGTTCATAAAATTTAAATCTAGATAAAACTAATGCTAAATCTGGAATGAATTTTCTTTTTGAGATTCATTCCTTTTTAATTATTTTAAAAGGGACGAAATTATGAATATAAAATTATAAATGTAAAAAATTTGTTCATATTAAAATGATTTGAAGCCAAAGATAATTGTAGATAATGGTTAACTTTACCTGAACCCAAAACCAGTTTTTTGCCCTTCCTTTTCTTCCCATTCATTCATAATTAGTTTTAATAAACTTTTAACTTCTGAATTCGAAGCATCAGTATCTTTTTGAAGATTTATACAAATGTTTTTTATTTCCTCATAAGCATTATCAATTAATATTGTTTTTTGATCTGGATTAGCCATAGAATTTTAAAATACTCCATTACAGTTGAACCCACTGCAGTTAATAATCCTAAAAATATTCATTACAAAGATGTGGAATCTTTCATCATAAAAAAATGCCCAGGTTGTAAAAATAGCAAAACCAGAGACAGCAAAAGCAGCATATTGAAGCCAATGTATTCCATAGCTGTCTAATCCATTTTTATCAAAATCAGAGTTACTCAATTGTTTTTTTTACTTATGATAAAAATTTTTTTTTTAAAAGGAGAGTTTGTTTTGATCGAGAGATTAATTTCTCTTTAAGACTTTATTCTATCTTTAGTTTAAATAAAACCAGGTATTATCCAGCCAAAAAAACCGTAGTTTATTATTAAAGCTAAAAAACCAATCATAGCTAATCTCCCATTTGTTATTTCGGCATTTTTCCAAAATTTACCCATGTAGTTTTTAATTTTTATCGAATTTTTATCTATCAAATAATTTGGTTCTAAAGGTTCCTGCAACCTTTTGATGGCGTATAAAGAAAATTGAATTGTGATTGCAATGATAACAACTATAAAACTAGTAAGAGCATCCATTTTTAGATTTGATATGTGATCAATTAGTAAGCCAAAGAGTAAATGATAATTTTATGTATCAAACATTTCCTTATTTCTGCTTTATTGACAGAGGAAACCTTAACTTGAATTATTAAAGAATGTAACATATTTTAAAAAAAATAGTATGAATTCTTACTTTTTCTTTCTGTTTCACATTTTTGAGGGCTAAAATGTTACAATTATGTGTCAGTTATATCCTAAGTGTTGTCTTAATTAAATTACAGAATTAGCTTTAAAGTCTTGTTTCTCCAAATTAGATAAAGTATTGATAAGTTCTAAATAAGAATATATTTTCAATGTTATTTATTTAAAATATTTTTTAAAAACTTGAAATTATTACTTTTGTTTGATTTCCGGAAGGTAAAATTTATTACCTAATGTATAACCAATTGCCATGAGTACGAACCCAATAAGTTGAGGTAAATGAGAATTTGCTAGAGAGATTTTTTCAATCATTTATTAACCTATAAATAAATATAATAATAAAAAATTTTTAATACTGTAAGTCTATTTTCTTTTTGATTCTTTAATTTCCCCAGATTTTTTTAGTGAATTAACAAGTCTTTCATTTTCTGTTTTTAAATTTTCTAATGCAGATTTTGTGAATTGTTCTTTAGCCTCAAATTTTGCTGAACTTATAATTTTTTTATTAGGGAGTTTTTTCTTCGGTTCTGGCTTCATATTAAGCAACTTTTTAGAAATTTTAGAAGTTATTTTTTTTGTATTAGGTATTATTTTTTACATTTTTCTGGTTAATAATATTTGTTTACAAAAACAAATTAATCTTTATCTTTTGGGAGCCTTAACCATCCAGAAGTCCATTCTGATTTTAGTTTTGTCCATGAGATCCTTTTAATATCTTTTTTATTTTTGGTAGGAAAAATATCAACCCATCTATCTTCATTTTTACCACCATAAGCTTTAACTTGAAAATGCCTATTACCATTAATATTTTTTGGTGCTGTCCAACAAAGAGTAGGAGGCCATTTCATGAGAAATTTTTAAGAGCTAAAAAAACTAAAGCTTGCTTTGCCCAGTCAAAACTAAACCATAATATGCAATAGTACCAAGAATAAGTACGATACCTAGTATTCTAATAATCATGATTTAGTATTTTTAAATTCAAGTTATATTAAAGAAGATTTATAAATTTGAGTTGAAGATTTAATATTTTCTAATTTTTCCTTTTTTTATTTCTAACTATGGAGTGGCAAGATTCAGGATGCCATTCATTCTGAATTTTGCCAACAAAATCATAAATAAATGAATCGGGGCATCCAGTTTCTCTTTGAAGTTCTGAAAGT encodes the following:
- a CDS encoding chlorophyll a/b-binding protein, whose translation is MDALTSFIVVIIAITIQFSLYAIKRLQEPLEPNYLIDKNSIKIKNYMGKFWKNAEITNGRLAMIGFLALIINYGFFGWIIPGFI
- a CDS encoding TIGR02450 family Trp-rich protein → MKWPPTLCWTAPKNINGNRHFQVKAYGGKNEDRWVDIFPTKNKKDIKRISWTKLKSEWTSGWLRLPKDKD